The Burkholderia ambifaria AMMD genome contains the following window.
GCGCGAGCGCTTGCCCGCGCTGCGTTTCGATCTGGCGGATGTTTCGACCTGGAGCGATCCGGGCGGCTATGACCTGATCCTGTCGAACGCGGTGCTCCAGTGGGTGCCCGCGCACGACACGCTGTTTCCGTCACTCGTCGGCTGGCTCGCGCCGGGCGGCCATCTCGCGGTGCAGATGCCCGACAATCTCGACGAACCCGCGCACCGGCTGATGCGCGAAGTCGCCGCGGCCGGGCCGTGGGCGGACAAGCTGAAAGACGCCGCGCGCACCGAGCGGTTCGATGCACGGTACTACTACGCGTTGCTGTCGCCGATGTGTTCGCGAGTCGATGTATGGCGCACGACTTACTACCATCCGCTGAGCGGCGGCGCCGATGCGGTCGTCGAATGGTTCAAGGGCAGCGCGCTGCGGCCGTTCCTCGCGGCGCTGGACGACGACAGCGAACGCGACGCGTTCATCGCGCGCTATCGCGATGCGCTCGCGGGACCGGACGGCTATCCGGTGCTCGACGACGGCACCGTGCTGCTGCCGTTCCCGCGACTGTTCATCGTCGCGACGCGGAAGTAATGCAACAGCAAGACTGGTCTCGGGGCGGCAGGTTGTAGCGCGTCAGGACAACGGCCGCATCGATTCCGGATCGACGGTCCGGCTCTTCGCGGTCTGCCCGTCGCGCAGATCCTTGTACCAGAACAGCGCGACTTCCCCGTCGTTCACGCCGTCGGCGTACAGGAAGCGGTCGTGGCCGCCCACGACGAAGCCCGCGCGGGCGTACGTGCAGCAGGCCGCGACGTTGTTCGCCTGCGTTTCCAGCCGCATGAAGCCGAACCCGCGGCTGCGCGCCCACGCTTCCGCGGCCGCCAGCAGGTACTGGCCGATTCCTTGCCGCCGGCACGCGCGATCGACCGCGAGTTCCGCGATCTCGGCCATCCCGTTCCAGCTTTCGGTGATCGCGACGAATCCCGCGAGGCGCCCGCCCGCAGTCGCGCGGAACAGCGCGGTGCCGCCGCACGCCTCGCGCGCCCAGCCGGCCGGGTCGAAGCCGTAGTCCTTGCGCCGCACGGGCAGCGCGCGCAAGTCGAGCAGATCGCGGTACGGCGCGTTCAGTTCCCACGCGATCTCGAACGAGAAGTCGCATCCGTTCAGTTCGTCGGCGGGCAGATCGACCGCCTGTTCGATGCTGATGTGCTCGGCTCGGTCCATGTGTCGGTGTCCTGTCTCGAGTGGCTGCGCTCGCACAATCCTTCCCCCCGCGGCGCCGTTCAACGCCCGATTATGCGGGATATCGGCGCGGACCTCGCAGCAGTTTGGTTGTCACCATCGGATTGGGATTTGTCGACGGTGCTGCGCGTGCATGTGGAAGAGGGTAAAGAGGAATCCGAATAATCGAATGCCAATTGATGCAACCTCGAAACGGCGGCGCTGCCATCGTCGATCAACAGTGCAACGCGCGGTTCATGGCTCAGCAGAGGGCGGCCGATTCGCGCGTGTGCTGCTCGATCACGTGTTCGACGCACGGCCCGAGCAGCAGCACGTCGACGCGCTCCAGCGCCGCGACCGCATCGCGCATCGCGGCAAGATAGCGGTACCGCGAATTGCTCATACTGTCATACCGAATCCACGCCACTCGATTGCTCGTGAACCCTGTGCGTGCCGTCCCGCGCTTCGACTATGCTGAATTGTCTGCGGGAGGATTTCCGCGCCGCAACGCGGCGAACCGGCGATGGCGGGAGGGCGTGATGAGCGAGCAAAGCAATGTGCAACTGGTGCAGGACGCGTACGCGGCGTTCGGCAGGGGCGACATCGGCGGCGTCCTGCAGACGCTGTCCGAAAACATCGACTGGTTCATCCCGGGGCCGGCCGACGTCGTACCGTTCGTCGGCAGGAGACGCGGGCCGCGGGACGTCGCGACGTTCTTCGCTGCGCTTGCGGCGACGCAGACCGCGGAACGGTTCGAGCCGCTCGAGTTCATCGCCAGCGGCAAGCGGGTCGTCGTGCTCGGCACGCAGCGCTGGCATGTGCTGTCGACCGGGCGCACGTACGAGGACGACTGGGTGCACGTGTTCACGATCGAAAGCGGGAAGATAGCGAAGTTTGCCGAGTACCACGATACCGCCGCCGAAGCGGCCGCACATCGTTACTGACGGCGCCGCGCGCAGCTGGCTGCCGAGGAAACCCGGTCGTCGCCAACGGCTCGAACGGCCGCACTGGTCAATCGATCCCCCGCATCGCGTGGCGCAGTTCCTGATAGCCGCGCAGGCACGATGAAAAGCGATCGATCGATGGTAGAGGTGAATGCGGGCGCGAAGAGCTTGAAGTCACAACGTTCGCATCGACGGATCTCAACGCGCATGGCGCTGCACAACCGTGCCATCGGCGTGCTCAGCCGACGATCGCGCCCCATGCGGCGAGCTCGCGCTTCGTGCGCACGCCGAGCTTCGCGAACGCGCGCTTCACGTACGACTCGGCCGACGCGACCCGCACGCCGAGGATCTCGGCGGTCTCCGGCACGGTCTTGCCGGAGATGAGATGCTTGCAGGTTTCGTATTCGCGCTTCGACAGCTTCACGCCGTCGGCCGCGATCCGCGCATCGAACTGCGCGAGCGGATGCACGTCGGGCGTCGGATGCGCGATGCGCCGCGCGGCGGTGGTCGACGCGTGCAGCTCGAGCAACGGGAACAGCACGTCGCTGATGCTGCGAAAGTGGCTCATCTCGGCGAGCGTGAACGGCGGGCGGTCGCGGCCGCGTTCGAGCGCGATCGAATGCTGCGCATAGCGGGTGCCGCGCGCGAGCACGCATTCGTGGCCGATACGCACGTCGTCGAACAGTCGCTGGCGGAACTCGCCGGGCGGGATCGCCGCGATGTCGCGCACGACGAGCATCGTGCCCGTCTTGCCGCGCAGCCCCGCGAACAGCGGATCGCTGTCGAAAAAGCGCTCGTAGTAGAGCGTCATCACGTCGGAGATTTCGGCGGTATCAGTCTCCGCGCCGATGCCGCTGCTGCCGATCCATTCGCAGCGATAGCCGGTCGGCATCGCGCCATCGACGCGCGAGCGTTCGATGTGCGCGACGTCGAGCGGCACCACATCGTTCAGCAGTTGCGCGAGACGCGGCACGAAGTGCGGCGTGCCGACCGTCTCGATCAATTCGCCGAGCGCCTTGAACGACACGTTGAAGCGATCGGTGTCGCGGTGGGAGGAGTTCACGTCGGGCAGCATGCGGTTCGCCGATGAAAAGCGGGCGCGATTCTAGCGCCGGAAGCCGAAATCGTCATTCAGGGGAAATACCGGCAGGTGTCTTGTCAGCCATCCTGCCCCGGAAAACGCAGCTTGTCCCCCAACGAAGGGGGCATACCGGGGCAGTATAAATGGGTAACGACGAGCAACGTGGAATGCGACGCCGACATCGAGGATCGGCGAGATGACGCGTGACCGCGAGCGCGGACGGCATAGCGGCGGCGACGATTCCGATCCTGTCGCGCGGGCATCTCGGCTACCTGCCCGCGCATGATGCGGAGCAAGTCGAGCAGTGCGGGCTCGTGAAGGCCGTCGGCCGCACGACGTTCAGCTTCGACGTGCCGCTGCATCTCGCGATGGATGCGCAGCGCGAGCGACAAGCCGATCGTCAACGCGTTCGGCGAGGATCTACTGCGCGCGTCCAACATCGACGCGGTCGCGCTGCCCGCGAAGCCCATGCGACGACTCAAGCGTCGATGCGTTCGACCTTGCCGACCAGCAGCCCATACGACAGGCTGCCCGCGAGCGCCATCGCGGCGATGTAGGTGATCGCGCGCGAGAAGTCCGCGCCGTCGACGAGCAGCCCGATCACGATCGGCGTCGCGATCGCGGACAGGTTGCCGATCAGGTTGAACACGCCGCCCGTGAGGCCGAGCAGCCGCGCGGGCGCGAGGCCCGACACGAGCGACCACGTGATCGACGCGAAGCCGTTGCCGAAGAATGCGATCGTCATGAACGCGATCACCCAGCCCGTCGACGTGACATAGTTCGCGCCGATGATGCAGGTCGAGATCAGCAGCCCCGAGATGATCGGCAGCTTGCGCGCGAAGCCCTGCGACGCGCCGCGCCGCATCAGCCAGTCCGACAGCACGCCCGAGCACAGCACGCCGACGAACGCGGCGAGAAACGGCAGCGACGCGAGAAAGCCCGACTTGATGAAATCCATCCCGCGATACTTGACGAGGTAAGTCGGGAACCACGTGAGGAAGAACCACAGCGTCGAGTTCAGCGCGAACTGGCCGAGATAGATGCCCCACAGCTTGCGCCGACCGAGCACGACGCCGAGGTCGCGCCACGTCGACGGCGCGCGTTCGGTGCGCGCGGCGACGCGGTCCTCGAGATCGACGAGGCCGCCGCCGTCGCGGATCAGCGCGATCTCGGCCGCATTGACTCCGCGAAACGCGCGCGGCTCGCGATACACCGCATACCAGATCGCGGCCCATGCGATGCCGGCGAGCCCGGTCGCGACGAACACCATGTGCCAGCCGAGATGCACTTGCAGCCACGCGAGCACCGGCGTGAGGAACGCGAGGCCGACGAACTGCCCCGACGTGTAGCCGCCGATCGCGCTGGCGCGCTCGCGGGTCGGGAACCACGTCGTGACCACGCGGTTGTTGATCGGATAGGCCGGCGCTTCGAGCGCGCCCACCGCGAGCCGCAGCACGACCAGCCCGACGAACGAGCCGGCGAAGCCGAGCAGCAGCGTCGCGGCCGACCACAGCGCGAGCGCGCCCGCATACAGCACGCGCGGCGACACCTTGTCGACGAGCCAGCCGCCGGGGATCTGCATCAACGCATAGGTCCAGCCGAACGCGGAAAACACGAGGCCCGCGCGAACCGGGTCGATGTTCAATTCCTTGAACAGCGCGGGCGCGGCGATCGAAAGGTTGCTGCGGTCGAGATAGTTGATCACCACCGTGACGAACAGCAGCGCAAGGATGATCAGGCGCTTGCGGCTCGGCGGCGCGGTGAAGGTGGCGGCCGCGGGCGCGGACGCGCGGGCTGCGGAATCGTGGGCGGTGTCGGGTGCGGTGTCGGCGCGCGTGTGCGGCTGCGCCGACGGGCTGGCATGCGTGCGTGACGCGGAATGGGCCACGGTCGTCTCCTGTGTTCTGTGCCGGCCGACACCCGCGAGGTGGTGCGGCCGGATCCAATGGCATTGGGCGAACGTTAGGGCCGTGGGGCGAAGCGCGTCAACATTTGGACAGGCATCCCTATTAATGGGACGTGAGGCGCTCAGTATGTGGGAAAGGGCGGTGCGCGCGGAGAACGCAGCCGCCGCATCGTGGCTCAGTTGCCGGTCGCTTCCTTCGCGCTGACCCAGCCCTGCGAACTGCCGCCATGCGGATTGCGATACAGCACCTTCAGCCACTCGAAGTCGGCGCTGGCGTCGATCAGTTCGAGCGTATCGCCGGCGACGACATAGCGGCGCGTCGGCGCGTCGTTCATCGCGTCGTGCAACGGCAGGCGCGCCGGGCGCACCTTGAACGTGACCTTGCCGCCGCCGTATGCGTCGGGGCGGCGCGAGACGCGCTTGCCGTGCGCGTCATAGGTCAGCAGC
Protein-coding sequences here:
- the tam gene encoding trans-aconitate 2-methyltransferase produces the protein MTTPPDQYAKQYVRFEDERTRPVRDLLAAVPDTPIRTAIDIGCGPGNSTEALIARAPDATVRGIDASPDMIAAARERLPALRFDLADVSTWSDPGGYDLILSNAVLQWVPAHDTLFPSLVGWLAPGGHLAVQMPDNLDEPAHRLMREVAAAGPWADKLKDAARTERFDARYYYALLSPMCSRVDVWRTTYYHPLSGGADAVVEWFKGSALRPFLAALDDDSERDAFIARYRDALAGPDGYPVLDDGTVLLPFPRLFIVATRK
- a CDS encoding GNAT family N-acetyltransferase, which encodes MDRAEHISIEQAVDLPADELNGCDFSFEIAWELNAPYRDLLDLRALPVRRKDYGFDPAGWAREACGGTALFRATAGGRLAGFVAITESWNGMAEIAELAVDRACRRQGIGQYLLAAAEAWARSRGFGFMRLETQANNVAACCTYARAGFVVGGHDRFLYADGVNDGEVALFWYKDLRDGQTAKSRTVDPESMRPLS
- a CDS encoding nuclear transport factor 2 family protein; this translates as MSEQSNVQLVQDAYAAFGRGDIGGVLQTLSENIDWFIPGPADVVPFVGRRRGPRDVATFFAALAATQTAERFEPLEFIASGKRVVVLGTQRWHVLSTGRTYEDDWVHVFTIESGKIAKFAEYHDTAAEAAAHRY
- a CDS encoding helix-turn-helix transcriptional regulator; the encoded protein is MLPDVNSSHRDTDRFNVSFKALGELIETVGTPHFVPRLAQLLNDVVPLDVAHIERSRVDGAMPTGYRCEWIGSSGIGAETDTAEISDVMTLYYERFFDSDPLFAGLRGKTGTMLVVRDIAAIPPGEFRQRLFDDVRIGHECVLARGTRYAQHSIALERGRDRPPFTLAEMSHFRSISDVLFPLLELHASTTAARRIAHPTPDVHPLAQFDARIAADGVKLSKREYETCKHLISGKTVPETAEILGVRVASAESYVKRAFAKLGVRTKRELAAWGAIVG
- a CDS encoding MFS transporter; the encoded protein is MAHSASRTHASPSAQPHTRADTAPDTAHDSAARASAPAAATFTAPPSRKRLIILALLFVTVVINYLDRSNLSIAAPALFKELNIDPVRAGLVFSAFGWTYALMQIPGGWLVDKVSPRVLYAGALALWSAATLLLGFAGSFVGLVVLRLAVGALEAPAYPINNRVVTTWFPTRERASAIGGYTSGQFVGLAFLTPVLAWLQVHLGWHMVFVATGLAGIAWAAIWYAVYREPRAFRGVNAAEIALIRDGGGLVDLEDRVAARTERAPSTWRDLGVVLGRRKLWGIYLGQFALNSTLWFFLTWFPTYLVKYRGMDFIKSGFLASLPFLAAFVGVLCSGVLSDWLMRRGASQGFARKLPIISGLLISTCIIGANYVTSTGWVIAFMTIAFFGNGFASITWSLVSGLAPARLLGLTGGVFNLIGNLSAIATPIVIGLLVDGADFSRAITYIAAMALAGSLSYGLLVGKVERIDA